The Carassius auratus strain Wakin unplaced genomic scaffold, ASM336829v1 scaf_tig00050262, whole genome shotgun sequence DNA segment accgtgtgtgtgtctcactcctgaccgtgtgtgtgtctcactcctgaccgtgtgtgtgtgtctcactcctGACCCGTGTGTGCGCGTCTCACTCCTGaccgtgtgtgtgtctcactcctgaccgtgtgtgtgtctcactcctgaccgtgtgtgtgtctcactcctgaccgtgtgtgtgtgtctcactcctGACCGTGTGTGTCTCACTCCTGACCGTGTGTGTGCGTCTCACCTCTCCTCCACTGACTGGACTCCAGCGACGCCGTCTTCCTCAGCTTCTTCCTGGCGTTGAGCAGCTGACTGCTGTCGAAGAAGCGTGCGGTGAAGGGTCCGAGCGGAGACTCCGGTCTGGCGGTCAGCAGGGGGGCCTCTGGGGGGGTGTCCTCTAGAGAGGGGGGTGGGGGAGGAGGGGGAGGGGGCGGGGGAGGAGGGGGCGGGGACATGGGCGAGGTGGACGagtccagcagcagcagctctcTGGAGGGAggaagtgatgtgtgtgtgtcagggggtGGGGCTTCGGCCACAGCTCCGCCCATCGGAGGCAGCGACAGGAAGCTCTCGGGCCGGCGGAGCTCGGGGACTCCTGCTAGAGCGTCGTCCGTCTGCACACTGACCGCCTGCGTCTGTGTCTGCTCTGGCCTCGGGCCCGCTCTCTTCCTGGAGTACGCCAGACGCAGACGAGTGGACTTCAGGGTCACCTGACCCGGGTAGCGCTGCGGAAACAGACCAATCAGCACACAGCCAGTTCTGCGTTCACTAATGATTAAATGTGCTGGAGATGATGTTATCacagtgttttttaattttcagtttaagGTTTAGTCATTATTATGtgcctttgtcatttttattagtttttgttgtttatttctctataatagatatttttattttagtacttttaggAAGTTTTGTAATTTAACttgaatgaaaattagaaatgtcttATCAAGCGAAATTAAATAAGTTGAAGTATTTCATCAGCATTTTTCTTTCAGCttaatttcaagtaacaaaaataatttgatgtgctttattttctttttcaattttatttgatattttattagcTGTTATTTCTTATTTCAAATTTTTGTTTAGGCTTTTAAGTCTTTCATCTAATATTGAtgatttattttagctttatctccattttaattgcttttgtcattttttattagttttttaaatatttctgttcagttttattttcattaattttactcATTTTCTTTAGTCATTATTCTTTATTGTGGTCATGTCAGTATTTCAGCtccttttattttagttagtggCCAGGGCTATTTCTACTAATGATGAAGTGTTTATTGAGAGAGATGTTTTCAGACGCGGTCAAGCGTGAGCCGCTGAGTCTGACCTGTCTGAAGCTGCGCAGTCGGTCCAGTGTCCTCTGTCTCTCCTGACTCTCTCTGGACAGCcgctgctcctcttcctcctcttcctcctgcagaTACACATCATGTGTCATCAACATGTGATTCATCATTAAGGCGAATGTAATGCTCTGTTGAGTCGCACCTGCAGCAAAGCTTGCTGGGAAACGCCATCTGGGCCGCCCTGCCGTTTCTGCGTGTGATTGATGATGCAGATTTCCTGAGAACAAAACAAGATGCCACGACTGTTAAACAAAGACCATAAACTAATAAAGACGTATAACGGGAGCATTGAGCGCTCaggtgctgtcaaaataaaagtcccactcATCAGATAAcgataaatataaaacaacaaatattggCCAGacagaaaaacattatttactgATGCCTATAATCTTAAAATGGCAAATATCGGCTAAACTGAGAAAAATTATAAGCTGATGCCGATAATTAAAACACGCCAAATATTGgccaaacagaaaaaataaaaaagacagtgataattacaaaataacaataataaatattggcAAGATAGAGAAAAATTATTAGCTGATGCAGATAATTAAAACATACTAAATATCGgccaaatattacaaaaatattagcCAATGCAgataatttaaaaatgacaaatatcggctaAACCGAACAAGTCATTAGTCGATACagttaattagatttttttaaatatctgctatatatatatttaaactaatcgttaaaaattataatgaaaaaattgCAAATATCAGCTGAAGAGAAAAAAATGATTAGCTAATGACAAATCTGACAATAAATTAGAAAATGTCAAATATCGGTGAATGTATGGGTCGAGCGCTACATGACactgatgtctctctctctctggtaccTTCTTGTGTTTGAGGTAGGCTTTCTTGGCGGTGATGCGTCCTCTGCGAGCCTCCAGCTGTCTGGTCCTCTGCTGGAGTTTGGCCATGTCGTCTCTGGGAGGGGTCAGAGGGGTCGAGGGGTCGTCGCTGGACTTCATGGCGTCCGGACTCTCGTAGGTGTCGTAGTAAACCACCTCCTCCTGcctctctgcacacacacacacagtcacacacacacacacacacaggtgcagctGAACAGGTGTCAGTGAGGACGCAGGGTGCAGACGCTCACCGCTCATCTGTCTGCGCAGACTCTGCAGTTGTGCCGTCAGCAGCAGCTCCTCGTTCTTCAGGATCTCAAACTGGATCTCGTAGAGCTGAAGCTGGAGCTCGTAGTACATGCTCTCCAGCTGATCCAGACGCACCATGGCCTCCTCGCCCCCCTGCAGACCCTGCATCTGAACACATCACATGCATCCGGTGAGACGCAGAGCTGCACACTTTAACATgtttaaacctgtgtgtgtgtgtgtgtgtgtgtatgaacctCCTCTCTCAGTCCGTGTTTCCTCTGTTCCAGGCAGATCTCTTTGGCACGCATCAGCTGCAGTGTTTCTTTAGAAACGTCGTACTGGAGTTTCTCCATACGCTCCACTGCTGCCCCCCACGCAGCTTTCCCAAACTTCTTCTGGTCGGCACGCATGCGCTCGTACATcactgagagggagagagagagcgtgtgtgagagagagaaagtgtgtgtataATTACATACTGGCCTacctgtaaattaaattattttttttttgctcattaaaAGTCTTTTTCGATCATGTTAAGTCATGTTGAGAAAGTCCTGTTACATTTATTTCAGAACGCACatcgtttcaaagcagctttacagaaaatcatctTATCATCTTATCATCGATAATGAGGGTATATTCTGGTGTAACGGTCCGGTGCAGTGAACACAGACTCAGTGTGTCAGACCTTCACCTTTCTGAGCGCGGGCCGTGGTCTCGAAGTATTTGACCGTCAGGTCCTGTATGGACAGCACTGCAGTGTGAGCCTTCCTCTGCCAGTCCTCATCCTCCCTGCGCAGAGACTCCACCCGCCGCGGACCCAGACGCTCCGTCTCCAGAgagatctgacacacacacacacacacacacacacacactcaggtcaGCTGtgagacactctctctctctctctctctctctcacacacacatacacacacacacacacactcaggtcaGCTGtgagacactctctctctctctctccctcacacacacacacacacacacactcaggtcaGCTGtgagacactctctctctctccctcacacacacacacacacacacactcaggtcaGCTGtgagacactctctctctcctctctctctcacacacacacacaccatcacactcAGGTCAGCTGtgagacacactctctctctctctctctctcacacacacacacacacagaagcactgTGAGACTACGCGACTATGTGAGTCTGAattattgtctgtgtgtgtgtgtgtgtgtgtgtgtgtgagagagagagagagttagcaaAGCTTTTCTGGAACAGAATGTTCAGACACACACTTACAGTATCATCACTGCAGAAACTATAATGTGAACCAGATGCTGCTGTGgcgtacagcacacacacacacacacgcacatgcacacacacacagtaacagtCCTGAGAGGTTCATCTGAATCAAGTCATTGCTTTAAATGTCCTGATGTCCCTGTGGCCACCCAGCGCATGTGAACAGCATTTCAAGTGTTAGTTCACTCATAAATGATCATCTCCTCTCCCTCATATCCTTCTAAACCTGTTTCTGTCGTCTGTGAATCACATGAGAGTCGTTTACAGTGCTCTCGCTTGGTCTGAAGCTTCAAACATCATCTTCTGAGGTCATACGATGCTTTATGAGAAGCAGATGTTTTCAATGAAGCGCTCTGAAGAGTCTGACTGATCTGGATCTTCAGTTCAACAGTGAACATctctctgaatctgaatctgatgCGCCCACACCTTCTAAAACAAGGAAACTTCTTGACTTCTCTAGTCATTAGTGAC contains these protein-coding regions:
- the jmy gene encoding junction-mediating and -regulatory protein; amino-acid sequence: MSFAMEDALESGWVSVRPNVFEEKEKHKFVFIVAWNEIEGKFAVTCHDRTVQKRSAARDSLLEGEHAAGDAPPPVKSPGRERAEPGRAELELPEPDDPPPDSSWAGLFSFQDMRAAHLQLCAVNSDLEPCLPAFPEEQTVWSVLFGAPELSARDTDALCFQLQVYLGHALDTCGWRILSQVLFPDSDDSEEYYESLSELRRKGFEDALQRAKTHLQQLLEKQRGVERMVELLQLYAEQDEAYGDLVEATTELYHYLLQPFRDMRELAMLRRQQIKISLETERLGPRRVESLRREDEDWQRKAHTAVLSIQDLTVKYFETTARAQKVMYERMRADQKKFGKAAWGAAVERMEKLQYDVSKETLQLMRAKEICLEQRKHGLREEMQGLQGGEEAMVRLDQLESMYYELQLQLYEIQFEILKNEELLLTAQLQSLRRQMSERQEEVVYYDTYESPDAMKSSDDPSTPLTPPRDDMAKLQQRTRQLEARRGRITAKKAYLKHKKEICIINHTQKRQGGPDGVSQQALLQEEEEEEEQRLSRESQERQRTLDRLRSFRQRYPGQVTLKSTRLRLAYSRKRAGPRPEQTQTQAVSVQTDDALAGVPELRRPESFLSLPPMGGAVAEAPPPDTHTSLPPSRELLLLDSSTSPMSPPPPPPPPPPPPPPPSLEDTPPEAPLLTARPESPLGPFTARFFDSSQLLNARKKLRKTASLESSQWRRASSPMDEVLASLKRGSFHLRKAELRVLAPDPDEDEDNNILAQIRKGVQLRKVRRQERSCRGSTAMESDPLTRSIHEALRRIKEASPESESESEDETPAGADWES